One segment of Coffea arabica cultivar ET-39 chromosome 7c, Coffea Arabica ET-39 HiFi, whole genome shotgun sequence DNA contains the following:
- the LOC113701134 gene encoding lysM domain receptor-like kinase 4, with product MDRLHLHLALFIFLICNCSLIESQQPYIGKATNRCDSADNSTSVLGYSCNGVTQSCQAYLTFRSLPPFNSVSSISSLLAADPSHLSQLNKVSQDATFETNRTVLVPVNCSCSGSHYQFNTSYVIQHGNTYLSIANSTFQGLSTCQALQAQNANLSTVNLIAGTRIRVPLRCACPTKNQADDGVKYLLSYLVTWGQYVAAISSMFGVDTGKTLQANGLSEQNFNIYPFTTLLVPLQNSPSSSQTVEPPPPPSQQSPPTLIAPPSNSSSRKTWVYALVGTLGGLALIAVFGLLIFWSRFAKRKNKEKDSFIASESFESIEKPLEKRKKLEEEDMSQNFWDSLPSFAHSLQLYTYEELKLATQNFSPSSLIGGSVYRGTIKGDYAAIKKMSGDVSEEINLLNKISHLNLIRLSGVCFSDGYWYLVYEYAANGALSDWLYENQDRQKKKCLDWKQRLQIGLDVATGLNYLHSYTSPPHVHKNLKNSNVLLDADFRAKISNFGLARSADGQGGQFALTRHIIGTKGYMAPEYLENGLVSTMLDVYSFGVLLLETFTGKEVAVLYEAVNVNLAEILSPVLDEKDGIENLSQIMDSSLGGNYPSELAILLIRLIASCLKKDPSARPTMHEIVQTLSTSVTATTSWDSKQSA from the coding sequence ATGGATCGTTTGCATCTTCATTTGGCTCTTTTCATCTTTCTAATCTGTAACTGTTCTTTGATCGAATCCCAGCAGCCGTACATCGGAAAGGCCACAAACAGATGCGACAGCGCCGATAATTCCACTTCTGTTCTGGGCTATAGTTGCAATGGGGTGACCCAAAGTTGCCAAGCCTATCTCACCTTCAGATCTCTACCACCTTTCAACTCCGTTTCTTCCATCTCATCCCTCTTAGCAGCTGATCCATCCCACCTCTCCCAGCTCAACAAGGTTTCTCAAGACGCAACATTCGAGACTAACAGGACCGTGCTTGTTCCCGTCAACTGCTCCTGTTCAGGTTCGCACTATCAATTCAACACATCTTACGTTATTCAGCACGGCAACACCTACTTGTCAATTGCCAATAGCACTTTCCAAGGCTTGTCCACCTGTCAAGCTCTACAAGCACAAAATGCCAATCTTAGTACTGTGAACTTGATTGCCGGCACCAGGATTAGAGTTCCGCTAAGATGTGCTTGCCCGACTAAGAATCAAGCCGACGACGGCGTCAAATATCTGTTGAGTTATTTAGTCACTTGGGGTCAATACGTTGCTGCGATTAGCTCAATGTTTGGGGTGGATACTGGGAAAACTCTCCAAGCCAATGGATTGTCTgaacaaaattttaatatttatcCCTTTACGACTCTCTTAGTTCCGCTTCAGAACTCGCCATCCAGTTCCCAAACTGTGGAGCCGCCTCCGCCACCGTCGCAGCAGTCACCGCCAACTTTAATTGCCCCTCCTTCAAACAGTAGCTCAAGAAAAACCTGGGTCTATGCTCTCGTTGGAACTCTTGGCGGGTTAGCTCTAATAGCCGTATTTGGGCTGCTTATATTCTGGTCTCGTTTTGCtaaaagaaagaacaaagaaaaggaTTCATTTATTGCATCAGAAAGCTTTGAATCAATCGAGAAACCACTCGAGAAGAGGAAGAAGTTGGAGGAAGAAGACATGTCTCAGAATTTCTGGGATAGTTTACCTAGTTTTGCTCATTCTCTTCAACTATACACCTATGAAGAACTTAAATTGGCAACACAGAATTTTAGTCCTAGTAGTTTGATTGGTGGATCGGTTTACCGTGGTACGATCAAAGGGGATTATGCTGCAATTAAGAAAATGAGCGGAGATGTGTCTGAGGAAATTAATCTACTGAACAAGATCAGCCATTTGAATCTTATCCGGCTTTCCGGGGTTTGTTTCAGCGATGGGTATTGGTATCTTGTTTACGAGTATGCTGCCAATGGAGCATTGAGTGATTGGCTCTATGAAAACCAGGACAGACAAAAGAAGAAGTGTCTGGATTGGAAGCAGAGATTACAGATTGGCTTGGATGTGGCCACGGGGCTTAATTATCTTCATAGCTACACTTCCCCTCCCCACGTGCACAAAAATCTAAAAAACAGCAATGTTCTTCTTGATGCTGATTTCAGGGCGAAGATCAGTAATTTTGGGCTAGCAAGATCAGCAGATGGGCAAGGAGGCCAGTTTGCCTTGACTAGGCACATTATTGGGACGAAAGGTTACATGGCTCCTGAGTATTTGGAGAATGGTCTGGTATCCACAATGCTTGATGTTTATTCATTTGGGGTTCTCCTGCTGGAGACTTTCACCGGGAAAGAAGTCGCTGTCTTGTATGAAGCTGTGAATGTGAACTTGGCAGAGATTCTGAGCCCTGTGCTTGACGAGAAAGACGGGATCGAGAACTTGAGCCAGATCATGGATTCTTCTCTCGGAGGAAATTATCCTTCCGAACTTGCAATTTTGCTCATCAGATTGATTGCCAGTTGCTTAAAGAAAGATCCATCTGCCCGCCCAACCATGCATGAGATTGTCCAGACTCTGTCCACATCCGTCACTGCCACAACATCTTGGGATTCCAAACAAAGTGCCTAA
- the LOC113701880 gene encoding serine/threonine receptor-like kinase NFP produces the protein MAAFLLSMQAFFFQFLVLSASNVSAQSTTTADTDFSCSTNSTQMCDTFVTYRAWSPDYLDLGRVSDLFGTSRLNIAKASQLVSENAQLVPKQLLLIPIKCSCNGSYFFSNVSYQIKRGDNFYSVSTHAFQNLTKYQYAEDMNPTVNPVNLTIGAELVFPLLCKCPAQSDLQKGFQYLITYVWQPGDEVLPMSAMFNTSPIAIDAENNHRNFSAAACLPVLIPVQKPLVLQTFPPPPSTRKSKHKRTLIVVLTISVAVLLILLASLSRIHILLKRRKAMGRNSSSVETSDLLRTRRASFESKTNQDKILPGVSGYLGKLIVYEMEVIMEATLELSEQYRIGGSVYKAKIHDQIFAVKKTKDATEELNILQKVSHANLLKLMGISADNQRTFFLVFEYAENGSLDQWLFHKSSPSSGSISVLNWSQRVNIALDVANGLQYMHEHTQPSIVHRDIRASNILLDSKFKAKIGNFSLATPATSPTVLKVDVFAFGVLLLELISGRKSMETKNNGEIVMLWKEIKGILEVEEKKEERLRRWIDPQLETFYPIDGALSLASLARACTSDKSFERPKMAEVVFHLCVLSQSSSGIHERSWTFGEADEAIQFVTPIIAR, from the coding sequence ATGGCTGCCTTTCTTCTCTCCATGCAAGCAttctttttccaatttctcgTCTTGTCAGCCTCAAATGTATCTGCTCAGTCGACTACTACTGCAGATACAGACTTCTCATGTTCCACAAACTCAACTCAAATGTGCGACACATTTGTCACGTACCGCGCTTGGTCTCCCGATTATCTTGATTTGGGGCGTGTTTCTGATCTCTTTGGTACAAGCCGTTTGAACATAGCAAAAGCCAGCCAGCTGGTGTCTGAAAATGCTCAACTTGTACCTAAGCAACTCTTGCTGATACCAATCAAGTGTAGTTGCAATGGATCTTATTTCTTCTCGAATGTTAGCTACCAGATCAAGAGAGGTGATAACTTTTATTCAGTTTCAACCCATGCTTTCCAAAACCTGACAAAGTATCAGTATGCCGAAGACATGAACCCCACTGTGAATCCTGTGAACTTGACAATTGGTGCAGAACTGGTCTTCCCTTTGCTCTGTAAGTGCCCAGCACAGTCTGATTTACAGAAAGGATTCCAATATCTTATTACCTATGTATGGCAGCCAGGTGATGAAGTACTTCCTATGAGTGCCATGTTTAACACATCACCAATAGCTATTGATGCGGAAAACAATCATCGCAACTTTTCTGCTGCAGCATGTCTTCCGGTTCTAATACCAGTACAAAAGCCACTTGTATTGCAAACTTTCCCCCCTCCTCCTTCAACTAGAAAATCCAAACATAAGAGGACTCTTATTGTTGTTTTAACTATTTCCGTGGCTGTTTTACTGATATTATTAGCTTCTTTGTCACGCATCCATATTTTATTGAAGAGAAGGAAAGCAATGGGACGTAATTCCTCCTCCGTGGAAACTTCTGACCTTCTAAGGACAAGGAGAGCTTCCTTTGAGTCAAAGACAAATCAGGATAAGATCCTTCCTGGAGTTTCTGGCTATCTAGGCAAGCTGATAGTTTATGAAATGGAAGTAATTATGGAAGCAACATTGGAACTCAGCGAACAGTACAGGATTGGAGGATCTGTATACAAGGCCAAGATACATGATCAGATATTTGCTGTAAAAAAGACCAAAGATGCCACAGAGGAACTGAATATATTACAGAAAGTAAGCCATGCAAATTTGCTCAAGTTAATGGGTATATCAGCAGACAATCAGAGGACCTTCTTCCTAGTTTTCGAATATGCAGAGAATGGGTCGCTGGATCAGTGGTTGTTCCACAAGTCATCACCATCTTCTGGGTCCATTTCAGTCCTGAATTGGAGTCAAAGAGTAAATATTGCTTTAGATGTTGCCAATGGCCTGCAATACATGCACGAGCATACTCAACCAAGTATTGTTCATCGGGATATCAGAGCCAGTAACATACTTCTTGATTCAAAATTTAAGGCCAAGATTGGAAATTTTTCCTTGGCCACACCTGCTACGAGTCCTACAGTGCTGAAGGTTGATGTATTTGCTTTTGGGGTTCTTCTTTTGGAATTAATTTCAGGAAGGAAATCAATGGAAACAAAAAACAATGGTGAAATAGTGATGCTGTGGAAAGAAATAAAGGGAATATTGGAAGTTGAAGAGAAGAAAGAGGAGAGATTAAGGAGATGGATTGATCCACAGTTAGAGACCTTTTATCCCATAGATGGAGCTCTGAGCTTGGCAAGCCTGGCAAGAGCCTGCACATCAGACAAGTCTTTTGAGCGACCAAAAATGGCAGAAGTCGTCTTCCACCTGTGTGTTCTCTCTCAATCGTCTTCTGGGATTCATGAGAGGTCTTGGACTTTCGGAGAAGCAGATGAAGCCATTCAGTTTGTCACTCCAATTATAGCTCGTTGA
- the LOC113697741 gene encoding uncharacterized protein isoform X2 — protein MYITVRRVVSGTCTSIPKRTKLEQMGFDAYIFDANDPDPEVLDVIQHHSHLVISIPPVAGLGDPMLHHKGLLKSKLKQGNLRWLSYLSSTRVYGDSCGAWVDEDHPIIPTNELARARLAAEEGWLRFGRDLDVAVQIFRLGGIYGPGRSAIDTIIKQEPLSTSQRMRSSRRYTSRIHVADICQALNASIEKPSGGKIYNIVDDDPAPRVEVFTFAQNLVKSKWPDHGQPLINPLITDSLIPEGGYSEEKRVSNSRMKEELGVKLLHPTYRSGLQDIIRHVESPFVHNPPSP, from the exons ATG TATATAACTGTACGCAGGGTGGTGAGTGGGACCTGTACCAGCATTCCTAAGAGAACGAAACTCGAACAAATGGGATTTGATGCCTACATCTTTGACGCAAATGACCCTGA TCCGGAAGTCCTTGATGTGATACAACATCACAGTCATCTCGTTATATCAATTCCTCCTGTTGCGGGTCTTGGTGATCCT ATGCTTCATCATAAAGGGCTATTGAAAAGTAAACTAAAACAAGGCAATCTTAGGTGGCTTAGTTACTTGTCATCAACTC GTGTATATGGAGATAGTTGTGGTGCATGGGTGGATGAAGA TCATCCTATCATTCCCACTAATGAGTTGGCTAGAGCTAGATTAGCTGCTGAGGAAGGATGGTTAAGGTTTGGTCGTGATCTGGACGTGGCAGTACAAATATTTCGACTCGGAGGTATCTATGGCCCTGGCAGAAG TGCCATTGATACCATAATTAAGCAGGAGCCACTGTCCACAAGTCAGAGAATGCGATCATCGAGGCGTTACACGTCCAGGATCCATGTTGCTGACATCTGCCAAGCACTCAATGCCAGCATAGAGAAACCATCTGGAGG GAAAATATACAACATTGTTGATGATGACCCTGCCCCACGGGTGGAAGTCTTTACATTTGCACAGAATTTGGTGAAGAGCAAGTGGCCAGACCATGGACAACCACTCATCAATCCACTAATAACAGACTCCCTCATCCCAGAGGGAGGCTACAGCGAGGAGAAGCGAGTCTCGAATAGCCGTATGAAGGAAGAGCTGGGAGTGAAGCTGCTCCATCCTACTTATAGGTCAGGATTGCAGGACATAATTCGACATGTTGAGAGTCCATTTGTCCACAATCCGCCAAGTCCATGA
- the LOC113698916 gene encoding protein FAR1-RELATED SEQUENCE 5-like translates to MGKEAGGLGNVGYTREDLKRYLRTRRERSLKYGEAVTFDTTYKTNKEYRPFGVFVGFNQHRQFVIFGAALMYDETIDSFKWVFGTFLEAMYEKRPSTILTDQDHAMAAVLSVVMPETFHDLCTFHIRCNFMKHLDNHYKENSDLPYMFGACMYDIEEVKQFNKLWEAMVKKHNLENNEWLSGLYRIRDKWARCMMKERWTAGMRSTQLSESLNAAIKNYLKLDHDLVQFFRHFNLVVNDKRHNELIAEYEMRQKLPMVGLRQTLMLVHAAETYSPTVFVAFQNEYGESTSMVILRQQDPRMFVEFAVMRYDGGPERIVVFNRTDLSVRSSCKKYENEEILCGHALKVFDTVGIKTIPPEYVKRRWTKRPRAGDCFDRRGQEIVVDSKVIISTRYRELAPTMIKVATRAAMSEDTSKVVITVISDLAKRVELLLSESEEQPSQNHKNLNVEERDKIEIVNEMGEAIVARGIKKRGCEKRSRVMRSWVDKFDRVKRKSKLSRTTETTVSESEPTSIEFDEHIFMGCRSPTDSAHSRSQSVNGPPNAVAPEIEESEMEERAAISRHCDIDGYNVFSPSPQERNNTQGLRLTVDVATPQMQVDE, encoded by the exons ATGGGAAAGGAGGCAGGTGGCTTGGGAAATGTGGGATATACTCGGGAAGATCTAAAACGATATCTTCGTACTCGACGGGAAAGGAGTTTGAAATACGGAGAAGCAG TCACATTCGAcacaacctacaaaacaaataaagaatacCGGCCTTTTGGAGTGTTTGTGGGTTTTAACCAACATAGGCAATTTGTGATATTCGGTGCTGCCCTTATGTATGATGAGACTATAGATTCTTTCAAATGGGTGTTTGGTACATTTCTAGAAGCAATGTACGAAAAGCGTCCAAGTACCATACTAACCGACCAAGATCACGCCATGGCAGCCGTTCTTTCAGTTGTCATGCCTGAAACATTTCACGATCTATGTACGTTTCACATAAGATGTAATTTTATGAAACATCTTGACAATCACTACAAGGAAAATAGTGACCTTCCATACATGTTTGGTGCCTGCATGTATGACATTGAAGAAGTGAAACAATTCAACAAGTTGTGGGAGGCGATGGTGAAGAAGCACAatcttgaaaataatgaatggCTTTCCGGGCTGTATCGAATTCGTGATAAATGGGCAAGGTGCATGATGAAAGAAAGATGGACCGCGGGAATGCGAAGCACCCAACTTAGTGAAAGTCTAAATGCagcaataaaaaattatttgaaactGGATCACGACCTTGTGCAGTTCTTTAGACATTTCAATCTGGTGGTTAATGATAAGAGACATAATGAACTCATTGCAGAATATGAAATGAGGCAAAAGCTTCCCATGGTAGGGTTGAGGCAAACACTTATGCTTGTGCATGCAGCAGAGACGTATTCACCAACCGTATTTGTTGCATTCCAAAATGAATATGGTGAGTCAACATCTATGGTTATATTGAGACAACAAGATCCAAGGATGTTTGTGGAGTTTGCGGTAATGAGGTATGATGGAGGACCTGAAAGAATAGTGGTATTCAATCGGACTGATCTAAGTGTACGCAGTAGTTGCAAAAAATACGAGAATGAAGAAATTTTATGTGGGCATGCGTTGAAAGTGTTTGATACCGTGGGCATAAAGACAATTCCTCCGGAATACGTTAAGAGGCGATGGACAAAAAGACCtcgagctggggactgttttgATCGGCGAGGACAGGAAATTGTGGTTGATTCAAAAGTAATCATTTCAACTCGTTATCGGGAACTCGCTCCAACCATGATTAAGGTCGCAACTCGAGCAGCAATGTCGGAGGACACCAGCAAAGTAGTAATCACCGTCATATCCGATTTGGCAAAGAGAGTTGAGCTCCTCCTCTCAGAAAGTGAAGAGCAACCTTcacaaaatcataaaaatctgAATGTGGAGGAAcgagataaaattgaaattgtaaatgaaATGGGAGAGGCAATAGTCGCAAGAGGCATTAAGAAACGAGGCTGTGAGAAGAGAAGTAGAGTGATGCGAAGTTGGGTCGATAAATTTGATAgagtaaaaagaaaatctaaatTGTCAAGAACTACAGAGACTACG GTCTCAGAATCGGAGCCGACATCGATTGAATTTGATGAACACATATTTATGGGATGTCGCTCACCTACTGACTCA GCGCATTCAAGGAGCCAGTCAGTGAATGGCCCTCCAAATGCTGTTGCTCCCGAAATCGAAGAAAGTGAAATG GAGGAGCGTGCGGCAATTTCAAGACACTGTGATATTGATGGATATAATGTATTTTCACCATCACCACAG GAAAGAAATAACACCCAGGGATTGCGACTAACTGTTGACGTCGCCACCCCTCAGATGCAGGTTGATGAATGA
- the LOC113697741 gene encoding uncharacterized protein isoform X1 — protein sequence MALARSPAISPSFAHAISTPTASSYLRLRCNLQDNSGSLIPNSQNLQMFILGMGFVGQFFAADLKNKGWVVSGTCTSIPKRTKLEQMGFDAYIFDANDPDPEVLDVIQHHSHLVISIPPVAGLGDPMLHHKGLLKSKLKQGNLRWLSYLSSTRVYGDSCGAWVDEDHPIIPTNELARARLAAEEGWLRFGRDLDVAVQIFRLGGIYGPGRSAIDTIIKQEPLSTSQRMRSSRRYTSRIHVADICQALNASIEKPSGGKIYNIVDDDPAPRVEVFTFAQNLVKSKWPDHGQPLINPLITDSLIPEGGYSEEKRVSNSRMKEELGVKLLHPTYRSGLQDIIRHVESPFVHNPPSP from the exons ATGGCCCTGGCGCGGTCGCCGGCAATTTCCCCCAGCTTTGCTCACGCGATCTCAACTCCGACGGCTTCGTCTTACCTCCGTCTGAGATGCAATCTGCAGGATAACTCCGGAAGTCTGATACCAAATTCCCAGAATCTGCAGATGTTTATTCTGGGCATGGGTTTCGTGGGACAATTCTTTGCTGCTGATTTGAAGAACAAAGGATG GGTGGTGAGTGGGACCTGTACCAGCATTCCTAAGAGAACGAAACTCGAACAAATGGGATTTGATGCCTACATCTTTGACGCAAATGACCCTGA TCCGGAAGTCCTTGATGTGATACAACATCACAGTCATCTCGTTATATCAATTCCTCCTGTTGCGGGTCTTGGTGATCCT ATGCTTCATCATAAAGGGCTATTGAAAAGTAAACTAAAACAAGGCAATCTTAGGTGGCTTAGTTACTTGTCATCAACTC GTGTATATGGAGATAGTTGTGGTGCATGGGTGGATGAAGA TCATCCTATCATTCCCACTAATGAGTTGGCTAGAGCTAGATTAGCTGCTGAGGAAGGATGGTTAAGGTTTGGTCGTGATCTGGACGTGGCAGTACAAATATTTCGACTCGGAGGTATCTATGGCCCTGGCAGAAG TGCCATTGATACCATAATTAAGCAGGAGCCACTGTCCACAAGTCAGAGAATGCGATCATCGAGGCGTTACACGTCCAGGATCCATGTTGCTGACATCTGCCAAGCACTCAATGCCAGCATAGAGAAACCATCTGGAGG GAAAATATACAACATTGTTGATGATGACCCTGCCCCACGGGTGGAAGTCTTTACATTTGCACAGAATTTGGTGAAGAGCAAGTGGCCAGACCATGGACAACCACTCATCAATCCACTAATAACAGACTCCCTCATCCCAGAGGGAGGCTACAGCGAGGAGAAGCGAGTCTCGAATAGCCGTATGAAGGAAGAGCTGGGAGTGAAGCTGCTCCATCCTACTTATAGGTCAGGATTGCAGGACATAATTCGACATGTTGAGAGTCCATTTGTCCACAATCCGCCAAGTCCATGA
- the LOC113698682 gene encoding probable calcium-binding protein CML41, which translates to MEPERVPKSFGCLPHRNLKLSLSRSRSKSASSSTSSPRTPKSPSVTPRKSTSSSTKSKEDEYREVFRRFDNDNDGRISAVELRAYFGSVGEYMSHEDAEAVIRDADTDGDSLIDFQDFLTLMKKEGSEDEDLKAAFEMFEFQKGSGRITPKSLQKVLSRLGDAKSYDECVEMIEVHDTDGKGELHFHEFQQMMMA; encoded by the coding sequence ATGGAACCCGAAAGAGTTCCCAAATCTTTTGGTTGTCTTCCGCACCGAAATCTCAAGTTGAGCTTAAGCCGGTCCAGATCCAAGTCTGCCTCCAGCTCGACCTCCAGTCCAAGAACTCCCAAATCACCCTCCGTCACCCCACGCAAAAGCACCAGTTCCAGTACGAAGTCCAAGGAAGACGAGTATAGAGAAGTTTTTCGCCGTTTCGACAACGACAACGATGGAAGAATCTCAGCAGTGGAGTTGAGGGCTTATTTTGGTTCGGTGGGAGAGTACATGTCCCACGAGGATGCTGAAGCCGTGATCCGTGATGCGGACACCGATGGAGACAGCCTCATCGACTTTCAAGATTTTCTGACGTTGATGAAGAAGGAAGGTTCAGAGGATGAGGACTTGAAGGCGGCCTTCGAAATGTTTGAATTCCAGAAAGGGTCTGGGAGGATAACGCCCAAGAGCTTGCAGAAAGTATTGAGTCGCTTAGGGGATGCCAAATCCTACGACGAGTGTGTTGAAATGATCGAAGTTCATGACACTGATGGCAAGGGGGAACTCCATTTTCACGAGTTCCAGCAAATGATGATGGCTTAA